From Cercospora beticola chromosome 6, complete sequence, a single genomic window includes:
- a CDS encoding uncharacterized protein (antiSMASH:Cluster_1), translated as MAIKASDFWDSDSPLKASLDMQLQRLMTDGTAANGVDIGLAEKPRKRKYMAGANDLWSPFGEPAATPKV; from the coding sequence ATGGCAATCAAAGCCAGCGACTTCTGGGACAGTGATAGCCCACTGAAAGCATCTCTCGACATGCAATTGCAGAGGCTGATGACCGATGGGACAGCAGCAAATGGCGTGGACATTGGACTTGCAGAAAAGCCACGGAAGCGGAAGTACATGGCCGGGGCGAATGACCTCTGGTCACCTTTCGGCGAACCTGCTGCAACGCCGAAGGTATGA
- a CDS encoding uncharacterized protein (antiSMASH:Cluster_1) produces MWKHRERAYNAQPKDKQEKVGNHTSLPQLSPECIYGADAPPERAPPRMGWCEQHFRGHKPSPMRYTAATTYWGHKERTTKAHIKYLSTQQTEEPWPDQVQRTILEPSWISDAKRKVPRGVTVRERGGGWENARQDADNTLASDEAPLPPTKRRRTIGPDADAGSLPQAVVETSMRLPFERNGRVDNSEVPRICSDDTEEDWGVPWQGPPLVRFKRRGVTHALGQHHDQTTSVC; encoded by the exons ATGTGGAAGCATCGAGAGAGGGCCTACAACGCGCAGCCCAAGGACAAGCAAGAGAAAGTTGGCAACCACACGTCGCTCCCACAACTGAGTCCAGAGTGCATCTATGGCGCGGACGCACCACCTGAACGTGCTCCTCCTCGAATGGGCTGGTGCGAGCAGCATTTCAGAGGTCATAAGCCAAGTCCAATGCGTTATACGGCTGCGACCACGTACTGGGGTCACAAAGAGCGAACGACGAAGGCACACATCAAATATCTCTCCACACAACAGACAGAGGAGCCATGGCCGGACCAGGTCCAGCGAACGATACTCGAGCCGTCGTGGATAAGTGACGCTAAGCGCAAGGTGCCACGCGGTGTCACTGTCCGAGAGAGGGGAGGCGGGTGGGAAAATGCTCGACAGGACGCCGACAATACCCTTGCATCTGACGAAGCGCCTCTCCCTCCAACCAAACGCCGTCGTACTATCGGACCA GATGCCGACGCTGGAAGCTTACCCCAGGCTGTTGTCGAAACTTCGATGCGTTTACCATTTGAACGGAATGGACGCGTCGACAACTCTGAGGTACCGAGAATCTGCAGCGACGACACGGAAGAGGACTGGGGCGTACCATGGCAAGGACCACCGCTGGTGCGTTTCAAGCGTCGCGGTGTAACTCATGCACTCGGACAACACCACGATCAGACTACGAGCGTTTGCTGA
- a CDS encoding uncharacterized protein (antiSMASH:Cluster_1) → MSTFAFTDKETDGGAFSKQAYAIAALPQASRSGRSFTHAECAYDKYDDEDDDDDSDYEMTPEMPESPVRQLATPEYSHTDGKQSHQTHGKKTIYSNRPHAAVERRYRSTVNEKIQELQNRIPDYFDREDQTGRSQANTKGAILDRAARYIHFMVQSYEEKERRCQQVRRVVERWLRENSG, encoded by the coding sequence ATGTCTACATTTGCATTCACTGACAAAGAGACAGATGGGGGAGCCTTCTCCAAGCAGGCCTATGCTatcgctgctcttcctcaagCCAGCCGCTCCGGCAGAAGTTTCACGCACGCTGAATGTGCATACGATAAatatgatgatgaagatgatgatgacgattcgGACTACGAGATGACGCCGGAAATGCCAGAGTCACCAGTAAGACAGCTCGCGACACCTGAGTACAGCCATACCGATGGTAAGCAGTCGCACCAGACGCACGGCAAGAAGACAATCTATTCGAATCGACCACACGCAGCGGTAGAGAGACGATACCGATCCACTGTCAACGAAAAGATACAAGAGCTGCAGAACCGAATACCAGATTACTTCGATCGGGAGGACCAGACGGGAAGAAGTCAAGCAAATACCAAGGGTGCAATCTTGGATCGTGCAGCACGATACATTCATTTCATGGTGCAATCGTACGAAGAGAAGGAGCGCAGATGTCAACAAGTCCGTCGTGTAGTGGAGCGGTGGCTTAGAGAGAACAGTGGTTGA
- a CDS encoding uncharacterized protein (antiSMASH:Cluster_1~SMCOG1005:Drug resistance transporter, EmrB/QacA): protein MISAKNPAKSGAHNRIDTKVEHGTDQKTGQATTPVSLDKSDDDFSEKRDDGNSSKGKTDSLAGDKSAKADPSEDEVGTSQQYPGGWKLALAFAALILVLLVGGIDSTILATGVPTITDEFNITADVGWYLTSYRLAACAMQFPFGKLYKHFPTKYVFMTSNFAFMVGSLLCAAAQTSPMFIVGRTLAGVGIAGGSAGFFNLIMEVVAPQLRPMLGGIFGSIEMLSGILGPVIGGVIVQHTTWRWCFWINIPICVAALVSMFLFLPCIPKSQEDDRALTFSGLLREMDVIGMVLMTGGLVALFLAINWGGVTRAWNSPTIITLFVLFGSLQAIFAFHAARTGEKGILPPRLIKNRNVYSGLIFSLGCVSSLSIVEYYVPTYYQIVHDFSPQKSGFLMLPSLIATLAGFLIQGAGASYFGYYTPFSLAGSILMPVSAGLITTWGPRTSLAQLIIFLAMVGFSTGIGFQGPLNAVQTTLKKEDVPLGIAVVLFAQMFGPAIFVSVGQTIFANGLARDLRRLFPERDTSGIPDMGLNEIKSSFSGEDLRKLVSVFNEAITGAWYLALGLTCLTLIGSLLMPWAKITKDEKPKDEESAVKGD from the exons ATGATCTCCGCAAAGAACCCTGCCAAGTCTGGCGCTCATAACAGGATCGACACCAAGGTGGAACATGGAACCGATCAGAAGACAGGACAAGCCACGACGCCAGTATCTCTGGACAAGAGTGATGATGACTTCAGCGAGAAGAGAGACGACGGTAATTCCAGCAAAGGGAAAACTGACAGTCTCGCTGGGGACAAGAGTGCAAAAGCAGATCCATCAGAGGACGAAGTGGGGACGAGCCAGCAATACCCCGGCGGTTGGAAGCTTGCGCTGGCATTCGCGGCACTGatccttgtccttcttgttgGTGGCATCGATAGCACAATTCTGGCAACTGGAGTTCCAACCATCACTGACGAATTCAACATTACCGCAGACGTGGGATGGTACCTAACATCTTATCGCCTGGCCGCCTGCGCAATGCAATTTCCGTTCGGGAAGCTCTACAAACATTTTCCGACGAAATATGTTTTCATGACGTCTAATTTCGCGTTCATGGTTGGGTCTCTGCTATGCGCTGCAGCTCAGACCTCGCCAATGTTCATCGTTGGCCGGACTCTTGCTGGAGTAGGAATTGCTGGCGGTTCTGCTGGATTCTTCAACTTGATcatggaggtggtggcgccTCAACTCCGTCCCATGCTTGGAGGTATCTTTGGGTCAATTGAGATGTTATCCGGTATTTTGGGTCCCGTCATTG GAGGAGTAATAGTCCAGCACACAACGTGGCGATGGTGTTTTTGGATCAACATTCCTATTTGTGTTGCTGCTCTGGTCTCTATGttcctcttcttgccctGCATTCCGAAATCACAAGAAGATGATCGGGCACTGACATTTTCCGGATTACTTCGAGAGATGGACGTCATCGGAATGGTCCTCATGACTGGCGGCCTTGTGGCtctcttcctcgccatcaaCTGGGGCGGAGTCACTCGTGCTTGGAACAGCCCTACAATCATCACCCTCTTCGTTCTATTTGGGTCCCTGCAAGCAATTTTCGCCTTCCACGCAGCCCGGACCGGAGAGAAGGGTATTCTGCCCCCACGTCTTATCAAGAATCGAAACGTCTACAGTGGCCTCATTTTCTCTCTGGGTTGCGTTTCGTCCCTCAGTATCGTAGAGTACTATGTTCCAACCTATTACCAGATCGTGCACGACTTCAGCCCTCAAAAATCGGGCTTTCTGATGCTGCCAAGCCTCATCGCAACACTTGCTGGATTTCTGATTCAAGGTGCAGG AGCTAGCTACTTTGGCTACTACACTCCTTTCTCGCTGGCGGGTTCGATCTTAATGCCGGTATCTGCTGGCTTGATCACGACGTGGGGTCCGAGAACGTCTTTGGCTCAGCTGATAATCTTCCTCGCCATGGTAGGCTTTTCGACCGGCATCGGCTTCCAAGGTCCCTTGAACGCAGTGCAGACGACTTTGAAGAAAGAAGACGTCCCGCTAGGCATAGCTGTTGTACTTTTCGCGCAAATGTTCGGTCCGGCGATCTTTGTATCTGTTGGACAGACTATTTTTGCGAATGGACTGGCTAGAGACCTGCGTCGGCTTTTCCCTGAACGAGATACTAGTGGAATTCCCGACATGGGCCTCAACGAGATCAAATCGTCTTTCAGTGGCGAAGATCTGCGAAAGCTCGTCTCAGTATTTAACGAGGCTATTACAGGAGCCTGGTATCTGGCTCTAGGACTGACATGCCTGACTCTCATAGGATCACTTCTGATGCCTTGGGCGAAGATCACCAAAGATGAGAAACCTAAAGACGAAGAGAGCGCCGTTAAAGGTGACTGA
- a CDS encoding uncharacterized protein (antiSMASH:Cluster_1), giving the protein MEMNPNEFSDLGLSNDSVFNDFSVDNLFTLTPTSEVNPQSGDGATSQLPIEPQFPQNGTAPQDPAADSLATILDTVDEEAIFEYLKTRAGARPASRRRLRDVEDKPSQVQRKAYHKFSYEELTAGQSASQVPPKRRNSRLREGVTEPTPSRPHYAVEKRYRSALNTKYAKLTDAVLQDSTQRICQAANPEWNMQALEGGNRLNKKATLSAALDTIDVLVECCERKAGELEDLEKGRQAISARARELVGQDINSAM; this is encoded by the exons ATGGAAATGAATCCCAACGAGTTCTCAGATCTGGGCTTATCAAACGACTCTGTATTCAATGACT TCTCCGTGGACAATCTGTTCACGCTCACGCCCACGTCCGAAGTGAATCCTCAGAGCGGAGATGGCGCGACCAGTCAATTGCCTATTGAGCCACAGTTTCCCCAGAACGGAACTGCTCCCCAAGATCCGGCGGCAGACAGCTTGGCAACGATACTCGATACggtcgacgaagaagcaatTTTCGAATACTTGAAAACACGTGCTGGAGCACGACCGGCATCACGACGACGATTGAGAGACGTGGAGGACAAGCCATCCCAGGTACAAAGGAAAGCTTACCATAAATTCAGTTACGAAGAACTGACAGCAGGACAGAGCGCATCACAGGTACCTCCAAAGCGACGGAACAGTCGGCTCAGAGAGGGAGTGACCGAGCCTACGCCAAGTCGACCGCATTACGCAGTCGAGAAGCGCTATCGATCAGCGTTGAATACAAAATATGCTAAATTGACCGATGCGGTACTCCAAGACTCTACTCAGCGTATCTGCCAGGCGGCAAATCCGGAATGGAACATGCAGGCACTGGAGGGTGGGAACCGCTTGAACAAGAAAGCCACGCTTTCCGCGGCCCTTGATACAATTGACGTTCTGGTTGAGTGCTGTGAGCGCAAGGCTGGTGAGCTTGAGGACCTTGAGAAAGGCCGACAGGCGATATCCGCTCGGGCACGAGAACTGGTGGGTCAAGATATTAATTCGGCAATGTAG